One Mycobacterium paraseoulense genomic window, AGTACGAGGGCGCCACCATCCCGGTTCCCGTCGACGACCAGACGCTGCAGAAGATCTGTGAGATCACCGACGGCCAGTCGTTCCACGCCGACAGCCTGGAATCGCTGAAGAACGTCTACGCGACCCTGCAGCGGCAGATCGGCTACGAGACCGTCAAGGGCGACGCCAGCCTGGCCTGGATGCTGCTGGGCGCGGTCGCCATGGCCGGCGCCATCCTGGCGGGACTGTTCCTGAACCGCCGGCTGCCGTCCTGAGCGCTCAGACCGGCAGCCGCCGGTTGATCAGCAGCGCCAGCGCCGTCGCGATCAGGGCGGCCAGCACGCCCAGGCGCAGCCACCCGGCGCTGCCCGGACCCGCCACGGTGCGGTAGCCGATGTCCTTCTCGATGGCGTTGTAGCTCTTGGAAAGGTCGGCGAGGTTGCCGGCGGTGTAGGACTGCCCGCCGGAGAGTTTGGCGATCATCTTCATCTGGTCCGTCGAGACCGGGACGGCGACCCGCTGCCCGTCCATCTCGATCTCGCCGGTCTTGGTGCCGAACGAGATCGTCGAGATGGGCACCCCCTCGTCCCGCGCCAGCCGCGCCGCCGTGTAGACCCCGTCGTGCGGGTCGCTGGGGTTGGACGGCTTGTTCTCCTTGCCGTCGGACAGCAGCACGATGCGGGCCGGCGGCGGGGTGTCGCCGCCCGTGATGGCGTTGGCGCTGACCGCGTGCAGGGCGGTGAAGATGGCCTCGCCGGTGGCCGTGCTGTCGGCGAAGTCGAGCTTCTTGAGCGCATCGATGGTCGCCTGGTGCTGCGGTGTCGGCGGCACCAGCAGATACGGGGTGCCCGCGAAGCCGACCAGCCCGAGGTTGATGCCCGGCGTCAGCTGACTGGCGAACTGGCTGGCCGCCTCCTCGGCGGCCTTGAGCCGGTTGGGTGGGACGTCGGTTGCCCGCATGGACTGCGACATGTCGATGACCAGCACGACGACCGCCCGGTTGCGCGGGATGCGCATGTCATGGGTGGGCGTGGCCAGCGCGATGGTCAACAGGACCAGGCTGAGCAGTGCCACGGCGATCGGGAGGTGCCGCGTCGGCGACTGCGGCACGTCCGCCTCGGTGAACCGGCGCAGCCGGCGCCGGCGGCGGGCCTGAACCAGGACGTAGACCGCGAGCAGACCCAGCGGGAGCAAGCCGAACAACAGCATCCCCGGGCGTTGAAAGCCGTACAGCGGTAACGGGCCTACCCCGGGAAGCGACACCCGCCAGTAAAGATGAGACTCGCAGGCCCGTCAAACGGGGAGCCGCTCCCGCCCTACTCGCGCCTGAGCCGCCCGTCCACGAATTGCTCGAGGTTCTCCCATTCCCGTACCGCCGCGGCGTACGGGGCCGAGGGCTTGCCGACCGAGCCGGGCTCGAGCACGTAGGCCACCAGCTTGCCGAGCGGGCGTCCCGGCTCGAGCGCCTTGTCGACCGTGCCCTCTTCCGAGTAGTCGCCGATGTCGCGGAGCAGCTCGACGGCCAGGTCCAGCTGCTCGCGGTCGACGGCGTCGGGCCCGTCGGCGATGTCGTCGGCCAGCCCGCTGAGCACGTAGATGTTGTCCTCGCTGACCTTGACTTCCAGCGACCCGTCGGTGGCGGCGGTGCGGATGTCGTCGTAGGTGCTCAGGTCGGCCAAGTCGTGGTCGTGCTCGTCGGCGAGGTAGCGGGCCAGCGCCCGCTCCGAGCTGAACACGCTGATTCGCCCGTTGCGGCCCAGGAAGATCGGGCGGTCGTCCAGGTAGCACCGCAGCGTGAAGAAGGTGCCCGAACTCGTCATGATCCGAATCGGGTCGATGCCCACCTGCAGCCAGAAATCCTCGTCGCTGCCCAGGATGACGGTGTCGCCGGCCGCGCGCGATTCGTCGTCGTCTTCGTCGCCGGCCCCCGCGGACTCGTCGGCTTCCGCGTCGTCTTCCTCGTCGGACTCGTCGGCGGCTTCGGTGTCCTCCGCGTCCTCCTCCGCGGGCTCCTCGGGCTCCTCGGGCTCCTCGGCGAGCTCGTCGGCCGCCTTGGCCGACAGTTTGTCGTCGACGTCGGGGGTGGTGGCGATGTCGTCGATCGCGCTGAGCACGTCGTCCCAGCTGCGCCCGATGACCTCGCCGATCGCGTTCCAGCGCTTGAGGCCGGCCTTGCCGCTGAAGTGGTCGATCCCGCCCGACACCGTGCCCAGCGTGGGGTTGCCGTTGAAGAACTTCAGCACCGCCGCGAGCTCGCACACCGATCCGATGGACGAGACGAGCGCCAGCGTGCGGGCCAGCTCGGTCACCGACTCCTCGGTCGGCTTCTCCGATACCAGCTCCTCGACCGCGACCAGATCGAACTGCCTGTCCTCGGCCGGGGAGAACTTGTGCGCGTGCGCCGCGGTCAGGTCCTTCCACGCCGGGTGATCGACCAGGTCGTTGTCGGTATCGGTGCGCACGAACGCGACCAGGTCGGCGACGGAGGAGAAGACGTACAGGTCCTCGTCCTTGCCCAGGAACGCCTCCCACTCGTCGCCGGCGTCGCGCCAGCGGGGTGCCCACACGGTGTAGCGGTCACCGTCGGACAGGCTCAGGCGGATGGGCACGAGGTCAGCAGCCATGCGGCACACAATAGCGACGGCCCGGGGAGGTGCCCGCCGTCGGGACGCCTAGCCCCAGATGTCGGTGATCGGCGGCGCGCCGGCCGCGTAGCCGGTTTTGGGCAGCCCGTACATCTCCTCGATCGTGGACAGCACGTTGTAGTGGTTGATCTGTTCGGCGTAATTGCCGGGACGGACGTGGGCGCCGTAGAACACCGTGGGGATCTGGTTGCGGGTTCCGCCGTCGTCCTCGTCGAACGTCACGATCAACAGGCTGTTGTTGGCGGCCGCCCAGTTGGCGTAGCCCGACAGCTGGCGGTTCAGCCAGGCGTCGGCCTGCGCGATCGACCCGTCGTGCATGTTGTCGTCGTTGTTGGGGATGACGAACGACACGGTGGGCAGACCGGCGTAATTGCCCATCGGGAACGCCGAGAAGGGCAGGGAGTTCGCCGGCGGCACGTTGGCGAAGTTGGCCCAGGGCACGTGCTTGCGCGCGTACTTGCCTGCGGTGCACGCCGGCGAGCCGACCGCGGGCAGGCCTTCGGCGAAGCCGGCGAACGTGTAACCGGCGGCCAGCAATTCGGAACCGAGGTTGGGGGCGGCGCCGGCGTTGACGGGGCACAGGTCTCTGGTCACCCCGAAGGTGCTGCCGGCGAACAGCGCCAGGTAATTCGGCTCGCTGGGGTGTGTTTCGGCGAACGACTGGGTCATGTTGGCGCCGCCCGCGGCCAGCGCGGTGAGGAAGGGGGCCGACTTGTTGCCGATGATGCCGTTTTCGGAGTGGTTCTCCTCCACCACGATCACGATGTGCGCCGGCTGGGGAATGGCCGCTGCCACCAGGTGTATCCGCGAAGCGAGCGGGCCGCCCGCCAACCCCACCAAGGCCAGTGCGCCGAGCAGCCGCAAGACTCGAAATGCGCTGCCCGTCAATCCTGTTGAACCCGCGACTCCGCTCAGCACCAAGCGAGCATAGGCGCGGAGCCACCGCGGCGGCGGCGCCGACGCGGACGGCTTCGGCGGGGCGTTAGCGAATTGCTGCCGCATCGTTATATAGGGTCGAACACCGTGGAGGTGCACGTTGTCGATCACCCGCTGGCGGTCGCCCGGCTGACGACGATGCGCGACGAACGCACCGACAACGACGGTTTCCGGGCCGCGTTGCGGGATCTGACGGCGATGCTGATCTACGAGGCCACGCGGGACGCGCCCCGGGAGACCTTCCCGATCCACACGCCGGTGGCCGAGACGCTGGGCGTGCGGCTGGCGAAGCCGCCCCTGCTGGTGCCGGTGTTGCGGGCCGGGCTGGGCATGGTCGATCAGGCACTTGCGCTGCTGCCGCGGGCGCGGGTCGGGTTCGTCGGTGTCGCGCGCAACGAGGAAACCCATGAGGCGAGTGGGTATTTCGAGTCGCTGCCCGACGACCTTTCCGGCCTGCCGGTGCTGGTCCTGGACCCCATGCTGGCCACGGGCGGGTCGGTGAAGTACACGCTGGGCCTGCTGCTGGACCGCGGCGCAACCGATATCACGGTGTTGTGCGCGGTGGCTGCGCCCGAAGGCATTGCCGCGCTTGAGAAAACGGTGCCCGAGGCGCGGCTGTTCACCGTGGCGGTCGACGACGGCCTCAACGAGAACGCCTACATCGTGCCGGGTCTCGGTGACGCGGGCGACCGTCAGTACGGGCCCCGCTAGCCGCCTACAGGCTGTGGGCCGCGGACACCAGCTGGTCGCGCAGTGCGCCGGCCCGCTGCCGCGCCTCGGGCAGGTCTCCGCTCACCGCGCAGCGAACCTCGATGTAGCACTTCAGCTTCGGCTCGGTCCCGGACGGCCGCACCACCAGCCTGACCGACGCGTCGTCGTCACCGCCGGTGCAGATCAGCGCGTCGGCGCTGTCGGTGACGGTCGCGGCGTAGCCGGCCAGTGTCCGCGGTGGCGTGGCCCGCAGCCGCCGCATCAGCTCGGCGGCCTCGGCGGCGCCGGCGACTCGGCGCGACACCGCCGCGACGTCGTGCACGCCGTATTGCCGGGCGAGGTCGTCGAGCGCGTCGGCCACCGAACGGCCCCGGTCCTTCAGCGCGGCCACCAGATCGCACACCAGCACCGCGGCGCTGATGCCGTCCTTGTCGCGCACGGCGCCGGGGTCGACGCAGTGCCCGATCGCCTCCTCATAGGCGTACACCAGGGTGGCGCCGGGCACGTCGGCGTCGGCGCGCGCCAGCCACTTGAAGCCGGTGAGGGTTTCGACGTGGGTGGCTCCGCGGTGACGCGCGATCGCCGCCAGCATCCGCGACGACACCACGGTGCTGGCGACCACCGCCGTCCGGGGATCGGCTGCCCGCGACAAGATGTAATCGCCGAGCAGCCAACCGGTTTCGTCTCCCGAGAGCATCCGCCACCCCGAGCCGGCCGGGATGGCGACCGCACACCGGTCGGCGTCGGGATCCAGCGCGATCGCGACGTCGGCCCCGACGTCCGCGGCCAGCGCGAGCAGCGCGTCGGTGGCGCCGGGCTCCTCGGGATTCGGGAAGGCCACGGTGGGGAAGTCGGGGTCCGGTGCGAACTGTGCTCCGACGGTGTGCACCTGCCCGAAGCCGGCGCGCTGCAACGCTTCCACGGCCACGACGCCGCCCACCCCGTGCAGCGGGGTGAGCGCCACCCGAGCCGAACCGGCGGCGCGGCGCACCCCCGCGGCCCGCGCGATGTAGCGCTCGACCAGATCGGTGACGGCGGGTTCCACGGGTGCCCGGCCGATTTCGTCGGCCGGGGGAGCAGCGGCCATCGCGGCCTCGATCTCGCGGTCGGTGGGGGAGACGATCTGGATGCCGCCGTCGGCGTAGACCTTGTAGCCGTTGTCGGTCGACGGGTTGTGCGACGCGGTGATCTGTATCCCGGCGGCGGCGCCGGTATCGCGCACCGCGAACGCGACCACCGGCGTGGGGACCGGACCGGGCAGCAGCTGGACCGAAAACCCTTGTGCCGAAAGAACTTCAGCGGTGACGGTGGCGAAGACGGCGGAGCCGTGCCGGGAGTCGCGCCCGACGATCACGTGCGCGCCGGCCAGGCCCCGCCCGCGCAGCACCTGCGCCACCGCCCAGCTCACGCGCGACACCACCGCCACGTTCATCGCGTCGGGCCCGCCGCGCACCGGACCGCGCAGGCCCGCGGTGCCGAACACGAGGGGATGGGCAAAGCGCGCGGCAAGCTCGTCGGGCCCGCACGCCGCGAGCTCGGCGGCCGTGGCGGGGTCGGGGTCGTGCGCGATCCATTCCGCCGCGGCGATCGCAGGCCCGGCGTGGCCGGGGGCCGCGGGTCGCCGCCATTGGTCGGGCGTCATCGCATCAGAACCGGGCCAGGACGTCGGCCAGCAGCGTGCCCATCCGGCTCGCCGACGCGGCGCCGGCGGCGAGCACCTCGGCGTGGCTCAGCGGCTCACCGCCGATCCCCGCGGCCAGGTTGGTCACCAGCGAGATCCCCAGCACCTCGGCGCCGGCCGCCCGGGCCGCGATGGTCTCGTGCACGGTGGACATCCCGACCAGGTCGGCGCCCAGCATCCGCAGCATCCGCACCTCGGCCGGCGTCTCGTAGTGCGGCCCCGGGAGGCCGGCGTAGACGCCCTCGGTCAGGTCCGGGTCGACGAGGCGCGCGAGGTCGCGCAGCCGCGGTGCGTACGCGTCGGTCAGGTCGACGAACTGCGGGCCGACCAACGGCGACCGCGCGGTGAGGTTGAGATGGTCGCTGATCAGCACCGGCCGGCCGACCGCCAGGTCGGGCCGCAGCCCGCCGGCCGCGTTGGTGAGCACGACGATGCGCGCCCCGGCCGCGCAGGCCGCCCGCACCGGGTGCACCACGTGGCACAGGTCGTGGCCCTCGTAGGCGTGCACCCGGCCGACCAGCACCAGCACGCGGCGCTCGCCGACGCGCGTCGACATCAGCTCGCCGGTGTGCCCCACGGCGGTGGGCGGCGCGAAGCCGGGGACGTCGGCCTGGGGCAGCACGGCGGTGGGGGCGCCGAGGGCGTCCGCCGCGGGGCGCCACCCCGAGCCGAGGACGACGGCGACGTCGTGCTCGGCTACGCCGGTGCGTTCGGCGATGAATTGCGCCGCCCGCCGGGCGAGGTCGTCGGGGTCGGTCGGGGGTTCGGCCACGGCCATCGACCTTAGCCCTGCGCAGGTGCCCGCCGGAATATGTGAAAATCTGCCGCATGAGTCTTCGTAGGTGGCCGGTCGTCGGCCTGGCCGTCGCCGTTGCGGCGGCGGTGTTTTCGATCACCAGCGGCGCGCTGCCGTCGGCGCGGGCCGACGGGTGCCCAGACGTGCAGCTGATCTTCGCCCGCGGCACCGCCGAGCCGCCCGGCCTTGGGGTCGCCGGTGACGCGCTGCTCGGCGCGCTGCGCGCGGACCTCGGCTCGCGCAGCGTCGACGCCTACCCGGTGAACTACCCGGCCAGCTACAACTTCCTGCAGACCGCCGACGGCGCCAACGACGCGCGCGACCACATCGCGCAGATGGTCGACCAGTGCCCGTCGACGAAGCTGGTGCTCGGCGGTTTCTCGCAGGGCGCCGCGGCGGTCTCGATGCTCGCCGGGGTGCCGCCGCTGGGCGAGCGGATCGGCAACTTCGGGTCGGCTCCGGCGCTCGATCCCGGTCTGGCGAACAAGGTTGCGGCCGTCGCGGTGTTCGGCAACCCCGGCAACCGCTTCAACACGCCCCTGTCGACGACGGGGCTGTTCGCCGGACGCGCCATCGACATCTGCAGCCCCGGTGATCCGGTGTGCGTGGTCGGCGGCCGGGACCGCGATGCCCACCACGATTACGGCGTGCCGCCCTACCCCGGACAGGCGGCGGGATTCATCTCCGGGCTGGTATAGCCCGGTCCCCGAGGTCGCGGTGGGATACTGCGAGAATGCCCACCACCGCATTGGATGACGTCGAGGATGTCGTGCGGCGACGTGGCTCCGAGCTGGTTGAGCTGTCCCACGCCATCCACGCCGAGCCCGAGCTGGCGTTCGCCGAGCATCGCAGCTGCGCCAAGGCCCAGGCGCTGGTCGCCGAACGCGGTTTCGAGATCACCGCGCCGGCCGGCGGCCTGGACACCGCGTTTCGCGCCGACTTCGGCAGCGGCCCGCTGACCGTCGGGATCTGCGCCGAATACGACGCGCTGCCCGAGATCGGGCACGCCTGCGGCCACAACATCATCGCCGCGTCGGCGGTGGGCACCGCGCTGGCGCTCGCCGAGGTGGCCGACGACCTGGGCCTGCGGGTGGCCCTGATCGGCACGCCCGCCGAGGAGGCCGGCGGCGGCAAGGCGCTGCTGCTTCAGGCCGGGGTGTTCGACGACATCGCGGCGGCGGTGATGCTGCACCCCGGGCCCACCGACATCGCGGCGGCCCGCTCGCTGGCGCTGTCGGAGGCGACCGTGCACTACCGTGGCAAGGAATCCCACGCCGCCGTCGCGCCGTATCAGGGGATCAACGCCGCGGACGCCGTGACGGTGGCGCAGGTGGCCGTCGGGCTGTTGCGGCAGCAACTTGCCCCGGGCCAACTGGTGCACGGGATCGTCACCGACGGCGGGCAGGCGGTCAACGTCATCCCCGGGCACGCGGCGCTGCAGTACGCGATGCGGGCGGTGGAATCGGATTCGCTGCGACAGCTGGAGGGCAGGATGTACGCGTGCTTCGCCGCGGGCGCGCTGGCCACCGGCTGCGAATACGACATCGACAACCCGGCACCCGCGTACGACGAACTCACGCCCGACGAGTGGCTGGCCGACGTCTTCCGCGAGGAGATGCGCCGGCTCGGGCGCGAGCCCGTGGCCCGCGAGTTCGAGGCGGCGCTGCCCATGGGCAGCACCGACATGGGCAACGTGACCCAGGTGCTGCCGGGGATCCATCCGGTGGTCGGGGTCGACGCCGGCGGCGCCATGGTTCACCAGCGTGCGTTCACCACCGCCGCCGCCAGCCCCAGCGCCGACCGCGCCGTCGTCGAGGGTGCCATCATGCTGGCCCGCACGGTGGTCCAGCTGGCCCAGACGCCCGCGGAACGCGACCGCGTGCTGGCCGCGCGGGAACGGCGGGCGTCCGCATGAGCCTCGCCGACGCCGCCACCTCCTGGCTGGCCGCACACCACGACGACCTGGTCGACTGGCGCCGGCACATCCACCGCTACCCCGAGCTGGGCCGGCAGGAGTACGCCACCACCCAGTTCGTCGCCGAGCGATTGGCCGACGCCGGGCTCAACCCCAAGGTGCTGCCCGGCGGCACCGGGCTGGTCTGCGATCTGGGCCCCGAACACGAGCCGAGGATCGCGCTGCGGGCCGACATGGACGCGCTGCCCATGGCCGAGCGGACCGGCGCGCCCTACACCTCCACCATGCCCAACGTCGCGCACGCCTGCGGGCACGACGCCCACACCGCGATCCTGCTCGGCACCGCGCTCACCCTGGCGTCGGTGCCCGAGCTGCCGGTCGGGGTCCGGCTGATCTTCCAGGCCGCCGAGGAGCTGATGCCCGGGGGCGCAATCGACGCCATCGCCGCCGGCGCGATCTCCGGCGTGTCGCGGATCTTCGCCCTGCACTGCGACCCCCGGCTGGAGGTCGGCAAGGTCGCGGTCCGGCACGGCCCCATCACCTCGGCGGCCGACCAGATCGAGATCACGCTGCACTCCCCGGGCGGCCACACGTCGCGCCCCCACCTGACCGCCGACCTGGTCTACGGCCTCGGCACGCTGATCACCGGGCTGCCCGGGGTGCTCTCGCGCCGCATCGACCCGCGCAACGGCACCGTGCTGGTGTGGGGGGCGGTCAACGCGGGGGTGGCCGCGAACGCCATCCCGCAGGCCGGGGTGCTGGGCGGCACGGTCCGCACCGCGAGCCGGCAGACCTGGGTCGGCCTCGAGGAGATCATCCGGGAGACCGTGTCGGCGCTGCTGGCGCCGCTGGGCATCGACCACACGCTGCAGTACCGGCGCGGCGTGCCGCCGGTGGTCAACGAGGACGTCTCGACGCGCATCCTCACCCACGCGATCGAGGCCATCGGCCCGGACGCGCTGGCCGATACCCGCCAGTCCGGCGGGGGCGAGGACTTCTCCTGGTACCTCGAGGAGATTCCCGGCGCGATGGCGCGCCTGGGGGTCTGGCCGGGACAGGGGCCGCAGCTGGACCTGCACCAGCCGACGTTCGACCTCGACGAGCGGGCCCTGGCGATCGGGCTGCGCGTGATGGTCAACATCGTCGAGCAGTCGGCGGCGTTCTCCTTGGCCTAGGTCGTCCCGGCCGCGAGCGTGCGTGTTTGCACAGGGACACGCCGGACTGACCGGCATTCTGTGCACGGTCGGCAAGCTGAATTGTCGACCTATCGGTCAGCCCCGACCATTGCCGGCATGCATTCACAGCTCAGCCGCCTGCTCGATGTCCAGGGCGGAGTGGTCACCTCTGCTCAGGCACTGAGATTCCTCACCAGGCGAGAGCTGGAAGCACACCTGGAATATGGTGCGCTGCACAGGGTTTGGTACGGCATCTACGGTCGCGGTGAGCCGACCACTGCTTTGCGACTGCGGGGCCTTGACTTGGCTGCCGGTACGAAGGTCGCCGCGTGCATGGGTACTGCCGCCGCTGCCTACGGCTTCGACACCGAGCGCACCCCCGATATGCACATCCTCAATCCCATCGGCCGGCAGTTGCGATCGACGGAGGGCCTGACAGTGCATCGACGCACCGGTGCGCCGTTGACTGCGGTCGCGGGCCGGCCGCTGACCACACCGGCATGGACGGCGGTCGAGGTCTCGCGCGCCTTGAGCCGGCCCCGCGCGCTGGCGACCTTGGACGCGGCGCTGCGCAGCGGCACGTGCAAGCCTGAGCACCTGGAAGACGCAGCGAGGGGCCAATCCGGCCGTCGTGGCATCGCGGCCGTGCGCGACCTCCTCGGGTTGGCCTCGCCGCTGGCGGAGTCGCCCATGGAAAGCGAAACGCGCCTCGTCATGATCGACGCGGGTTTGCCGCCTCCCGTCCTGCAGTACGAGGTGGTCGACCTGCAGGGCCGCACGTGGCGGCTCGACTTCGCTTGGCCCGGAATTCGCGTCGGTGCGGAGTACGACGGCGTCGATTGGCACAGTGGGCCCGAGGCTTTCCTGCGGGATCGCCGTCGCTTATCCGCACTCCAACAGCTCGGGTGGTTGGTGGTGCCCATCGTTGCCGAAGATGTCAGACATCGGCCCCACGAACTCCTCGGCCGACTCAGCACGTATTTGCGCCGGGCCGCCTGAAGCCGCGCGAAGGTGCGTAGATTGCCAGGTGTGCCGGCGTGTCGTCGTACAAACACGCACGCTGGCGGGCCACGGTCTGGGTCCTAGGAGCCGGTTCCCGGGCCGACGTTGTGGGCCGGCCGCGTCCGCAGGCCGTGCACGTAATCCGCTGGGGCCCCGGCGACTTCGGCGGCGTCGGCCATCACACCGAGATACCGCGCCGACGGCAGGCCGCCCTCCCAGGCGTCGAGCACGTAAAGCCACGCCAGCACGGGGTCGGTGTTGGTGTCCGACGAGATGCGTTCCACCCGGCAGCGGATCTTCTTGTGGACGCCGAACTCCGAGCCCTCCCAGCGGTCGAGGTTCTTCTCGTCGGCCGGGGTCATGTCGTACAGGACGACGAACACCTTCGAGGTGGGGTCTTCGACGACGGTGGCCAGCGCGCCTTCCCAGCCGATGTCCTCGCCGCCGAACGTCAGCCGCCAGCCGTGCAGCCAGCCGGTTCCGGCCATCGGCGAATGGGGTGCACGCTCGAGCATCTGCTCAGGATCCATGTTCGACCCGTAGGCGGCGTAGAGCGGCACGGGGAAATCTTAGACGTCACCCGCACGAGCGGTCGTGTCCCAAGGATTTCGCCGCCCTGTCCGATGGCGCGGTTCTCCCCCGCAAGCGGGGGGACCCCCACCTCACGCCGCCCTGCGGCGTGCATCGTCGCCGCGCTGCGGGGTGCCCGGTCTCCCCGCTAGGTTGGGGCTGTGGCGACCCGCATCGTGATCCTCGGTGGCGGCCCTGCCGGTTACGAAGC contains:
- a CDS encoding endonuclease domain-containing protein yields the protein MHSQLSRLLDVQGGVVTSAQALRFLTRRELEAHLEYGALHRVWYGIYGRGEPTTALRLRGLDLAAGTKVAACMGTAAAAYGFDTERTPDMHILNPIGRQLRSTEGLTVHRRTGAPLTAVAGRPLTTPAWTAVEVSRALSRPRALATLDAALRSGTCKPEHLEDAARGQSGRRGIAAVRDLLGLASPLAESPMESETRLVMIDAGLPPPVLQYEVVDLQGRTWRLDFAWPGIRVGAEYDGVDWHSGPEAFLRDRRRLSALQQLGWLVVPIVAEDVRHRPHELLGRLSTYLRRAA
- a CDS encoding VWA domain-containing protein — translated: MSLPGVGPLPLYGFQRPGMLLFGLLPLGLLAVYVLVQARRRRRLRRFTEADVPQSPTRHLPIAVALLSLVLLTIALATPTHDMRIPRNRAVVVLVIDMSQSMRATDVPPNRLKAAEEAASQFASQLTPGINLGLVGFAGTPYLLVPPTPQHQATIDALKKLDFADSTATGEAIFTALHAVSANAITGGDTPPPARIVLLSDGKENKPSNPSDPHDGVYTAARLARDEGVPISTISFGTKTGEIEMDGQRVAVPVSTDQMKMIAKLSGGQSYTAGNLADLSKSYNAIEKDIGYRTVAGPGSAGWLRLGVLAALIATALALLINRRLPV
- a CDS encoding alkaline phosphatase family protein, which codes for MTGSAFRVLRLLGALALVGLAGGPLASRIHLVAAAIPQPAHIVIVVEENHSENGIIGNKSAPFLTALAAGGANMTQSFAETHPSEPNYLALFAGSTFGVTRDLCPVNAGAAPNLGSELLAAGYTFAGFAEGLPAVGSPACTAGKYARKHVPWANFANVPPANSLPFSAFPMGNYAGLPTVSFVIPNNDDNMHDGSIAQADAWLNRQLSGYANWAAANNSLLIVTFDEDDGGTRNQIPTVFYGAHVRPGNYAEQINHYNVLSTIEEMYGLPKTGYAAGAPPITDIWG
- a CDS encoding amidohydrolase, with the translated sequence MSLADAATSWLAAHHDDLVDWRRHIHRYPELGRQEYATTQFVAERLADAGLNPKVLPGGTGLVCDLGPEHEPRIALRADMDALPMAERTGAPYTSTMPNVAHACGHDAHTAILLGTALTLASVPELPVGVRLIFQAAEELMPGGAIDAIAAGAISGVSRIFALHCDPRLEVGKVAVRHGPITSAADQIEITLHSPGGHTSRPHLTADLVYGLGTLITGLPGVLSRRIDPRNGTVLVWGAVNAGVAANAIPQAGVLGGTVRTASRQTWVGLEEIIRETVSALLAPLGIDHTLQYRRGVPPVVNEDVSTRILTHAIEAIGPDALADTRQSGGGEDFSWYLEEIPGAMARLGVWPGQGPQLDLHQPTFDLDERALAIGLRVMVNIVEQSAAFSLA
- the satS gene encoding protein export chaperone SatS, whose translation is MAADLVPIRLSLSDGDRYTVWAPRWRDAGDEWEAFLGKDEDLYVFSSVADLVAFVRTDTDNDLVDHPAWKDLTAAHAHKFSPAEDRQFDLVAVEELVSEKPTEESVTELARTLALVSSIGSVCELAAVLKFFNGNPTLGTVSGGIDHFSGKAGLKRWNAIGEVIGRSWDDVLSAIDDIATTPDVDDKLSAKAADELAEEPEEPEEPAEEDAEDTEAADESDEEDDAEADESAGAGDEDDDESRAAGDTVILGSDEDFWLQVGIDPIRIMTSSGTFFTLRCYLDDRPIFLGRNGRISVFSSERALARYLADEHDHDLADLSTYDDIRTAATDGSLEVKVSEDNIYVLSGLADDIADGPDAVDREQLDLAVELLRDIGDYSEEGTVDKALEPGRPLGKLVAYVLEPGSVGKPSAPYAAAVREWENLEQFVDGRLRRE
- a CDS encoding cutinase family protein translates to MSLRRWPVVGLAVAVAAAVFSITSGALPSARADGCPDVQLIFARGTAEPPGLGVAGDALLGALRADLGSRSVDAYPVNYPASYNFLQTADGANDARDHIAQMVDQCPSTKLVLGGFSQGAAAVSMLAGVPPLGERIGNFGSAPALDPGLANKVAAVAVFGNPGNRFNTPLSTTGLFAGRAIDICSPGDPVCVVGGRDRDAHHDYGVPPYPGQAAGFISGLV
- a CDS encoding purine-nucleoside phosphorylase, coding for MAEPPTDPDDLARRAAQFIAERTGVAEHDVAVVLGSGWRPAADALGAPTAVLPQADVPGFAPPTAVGHTGELMSTRVGERRVLVLVGRVHAYEGHDLCHVVHPVRAACAAGARIVVLTNAAGGLRPDLAVGRPVLISDHLNLTARSPLVGPQFVDLTDAYAPRLRDLARLVDPDLTEGVYAGLPGPHYETPAEVRMLRMLGADLVGMSTVHETIAARAAGAEVLGISLVTNLAAGIGGEPLSHAEVLAAGAASASRMGTLLADVLARF
- a CDS encoding phospho-sugar mutase, giving the protein MAAAEWIAHDPDPATAAELAACGPDELAARFAHPLVFGTAGLRGPVRGGPDAMNVAVVSRVSWAVAQVLRGRGLAGAHVIVGRDSRHGSAVFATVTAEVLSAQGFSVQLLPGPVPTPVVAFAVRDTGAAAGIQITASHNPSTDNGYKVYADGGIQIVSPTDREIEAAMAAAPPADEIGRAPVEPAVTDLVERYIARAAGVRRAAGSARVALTPLHGVGGVVAVEALQRAGFGQVHTVGAQFAPDPDFPTVAFPNPEEPGATDALLALAADVGADVAIALDPDADRCAVAIPAGSGWRMLSGDETGWLLGDYILSRAADPRTAVVASTVVSSRMLAAIARHRGATHVETLTGFKWLARADADVPGATLVYAYEEAIGHCVDPGAVRDKDGISAAVLVCDLVAALKDRGRSVADALDDLARQYGVHDVAAVSRRVAGAAEAAELMRRLRATPPRTLAGYAATVTDSADALICTGGDDDASVRLVVRPSGTEPKLKCYIEVRCAVSGDLPEARQRAGALRDQLVSAAHSL
- the upp gene encoding uracil phosphoribosyltransferase, with the translated sequence MEVHVVDHPLAVARLTTMRDERTDNDGFRAALRDLTAMLIYEATRDAPRETFPIHTPVAETLGVRLAKPPLLVPVLRAGLGMVDQALALLPRARVGFVGVARNEETHEASGYFESLPDDLSGLPVLVLDPMLATGGSVKYTLGLLLDRGATDITVLCAVAAPEGIAALEKTVPEARLFTVAVDDGLNENAYIVPGLGDAGDRQYGPR
- a CDS encoding M20 family metallopeptidase, yielding MPTTALDDVEDVVRRRGSELVELSHAIHAEPELAFAEHRSCAKAQALVAERGFEITAPAGGLDTAFRADFGSGPLTVGICAEYDALPEIGHACGHNIIAASAVGTALALAEVADDLGLRVALIGTPAEEAGGGKALLLQAGVFDDIAAAVMLHPGPTDIAAARSLALSEATVHYRGKESHAAVAPYQGINAADAVTVAQVAVGLLRQQLAPGQLVHGIVTDGGQAVNVIPGHAALQYAMRAVESDSLRQLEGRMYACFAAGALATGCEYDIDNPAPAYDELTPDEWLADVFREEMRRLGREPVAREFEAALPMGSTDMGNVTQVLPGIHPVVGVDAGGAMVHQRAFTTAAASPSADRAVVEGAIMLARTVVQLAQTPAERDRVLAARERRASA
- a CDS encoding gamma-glutamylcyclotransferase, which translates into the protein MPLYAAYGSNMDPEQMLERAPHSPMAGTGWLHGWRLTFGGEDIGWEGALATVVEDPTSKVFVVLYDMTPADEKNLDRWEGSEFGVHKKIRCRVERISSDTNTDPVLAWLYVLDAWEGGLPSARYLGVMADAAEVAGAPADYVHGLRTRPAHNVGPGTGS